Sequence from the Carassius gibelio isolate Cgi1373 ecotype wild population from Czech Republic chromosome A7, carGib1.2-hapl.c, whole genome shotgun sequence genome:
TCTGAAACACAGTTCAGTGATATTACTGGTTTAGCTTGCTCTGGGTTGAGAGAGAGCAAAATGTGAACTGAATTGAGCTGGATAATGACTTTAACTGTGCAGCACTCAACTGAATCTCAGCTGATCTGAACAGTTAATGACACCagagctgttttattttttctgttgcaATACTGAGATGATTTTCCTTCCAGAATTCTATATTTTGATCTCAAaagctttactttttaatatttaaaatttcagCGATTTCCCCCCTACTAGATTTAATAATCCATTTATCAGGGGGGCTCACTGTTTTTTCCTCTGTTAACATGAAGCTccttgaaacaatctgtattgtatcaaGTCCTGTATAAATAAACCTGACTTCACTTTTACAATTAAAGCAAATTTGTATGacttaaaatgtaaatgagttgCAATCTATAGTAAGAGTTTGGATTCACACACACCCTTCATGTCCGTAGACGCTCTCACTGGCAGCGGCCGCTGTGATGGCCCCCACGACTGCTCCGAGGACACCGGGCATGGCATGCAGGTTATGGACTCCGCATGTGTCTTGAATCTTCAAATACTTCTCCATGAAGGGCTGCATGAGAAAACAAATAAACTATATCATTTAATGTGCTCTCACATGGCATATGATGCTCAAATGCACCTGCTCTTCTACTCACACTGATCACCAGGTAGCCAAATGTGGAGATTATCCCGCAGCAGAAGCCCACGATGAGAGAACCGTAGGGTGTGATCATAAACTCGGCCGCTGATCCCATGGCGACCCCCCCAGCCAGAGTTGCATTCTGGATATGCACCTAAGATTCACAAAGCAGATGCAATGCTTTCAATTTCAGTATCAGAGATACTAGTTCTTATTAGTCTTTTAAACTGAATGTTTTAaggttttgttttcatattttctgttttccttttacttaaagttttggtaatttttcttttcatatttattagtttttttaatgcctttatgaatgtttacattcattttagtacttcaagttaaagtaaatgaaaatgaaagtgttgaatgctgaagtaaaataagaatttaaagaaaaactaactttttgttaaaacttttggttttagtttagtttgttgCTGGTGCTGATGTAATTGTGACATAATGAAGTGCTGTAATTTACCATGTCCAGTTTTCCCCTCTTGGCTGAAAGGCTTGATATGGCAAATGTGGTCAGGACTGAAGAAGCCAGTGCGAGGTAGGTGTTTATGGCCGCCCGGTGTTGTCCATCTCCATGATCTGAGATGGCAGAGTTGAAACTGGGCCAGAACATCCAGAGGAAGAGAGTCCCTGTAAAAAACGAACATCTTCAGCTAAAGCACTGGATTTTTTTGTGGTAAGATCTTATGGAATGTATAAGAAGTCATAACTTACCAATCATAGCAAAGACATCCGATTGGTAGACAGATCCATTCAGACGCTTGTCTAGTTTCGGTCGATAGAGAATCCATGATATTGTCAGACCGTAATATCCTCCGAAAGTGTGGATGACCATGGATCCGCCAGCGTCCCGAACCTGTGAAAGGTCAAAAAAGTTTGTTagaatttctttatttgtgtagAGATATTAAGGACCTGGGGATAATGGATATTCACCAGGGTCATTATCAATTGAacctaaaaatgtttttaaacatatttgttcattgaaataaagctgaaaaaaaaaagtatttttaagttaaaatggtAATTCATATTGTTACCAAgggaacatttaaaaatgttattttatttttagttgaacCACCAAAATTACTAATTGGAAATGAAacaaataactaataaataaatataataaagaacttaactgaaactaaaattaatcCTTTTAAAACCATTGTTCTTAATTGAAAAGAAAGCACATAAAAAATAGCTAATTAATTTCAATTCGCTTGTGTAgtacagaaaaatacaaaatgaaataaaaaaaatagaaaatgtaaaatttttaaaaatgttcaaatgcTTTGAGTTCTGTTAACTTTACTCAATGTTAGTTAACAGACAGTACaactaacattaaaatgaaaatattgaaattattaataaaccatataaaagtataaaataactAATGGTAACATAAGACTGCTTCTCACATGGAGAACATGAAGAATGATGTATTCCTCGACTGCAAACAGTGTGATGCCAAATAACGTCAAGACCATCAGCTGCACTGGACTGACTTTTCCCAGCAGAGCTCCGTAAGCAATGAGACATCCAGCCACACAGAAGTCGGCATTGAtgatactgaagaaaaaaagatggtGGTTAATTTTTGGTCTTCG
This genomic interval carries:
- the LOC128017343 gene encoding ammonium transporter Rh type C-like, whose translation is MGNCAACCRGFWCRAKNPDVRISLPAVCFMWQIAMIILFGVFVRYDEESDAHWSEYKRANNITSDIENDFYYRYPSFQDVHVMIFVGFGFLMTFLKRYSFGGVGFNFLIAAFGLQWALLMQGWFHFLDPVDGYIKIGVENIINADFCVAGCLIAYGALLGKVSPVQLMVLTLFGITLFAVEEYIILHVLHVRDAGGSMVIHTFGGYYGLTISWILYRPKLDKRLNGSVYQSDVFAMIGTLFLWMFWPSFNSAISDHGDGQHRAAINTYLALASSVLTTFAISSLSAKRGKLDMVHIQNATLAGGVAMGSAAEFMITPYGSLIVGFCCGIISTFGYLVISPFMEKYLKIQDTCGVHNLHAMPGVLGAVVGAITAAAASESVYGHEGLVNTFNFKGKYAERTPATQGGFQAAGLCVALAFGIVGGAIVGLILRLPFWGDPSDDNCFDDEVYWEVPEDEESIPPILEYNSHMVGKNTDRMSNFTVEQS